The following proteins are encoded in a genomic region of Dasypus novemcinctus isolate mDasNov1 chromosome 21, mDasNov1.1.hap2, whole genome shotgun sequence:
- the ACOX1 gene encoding peroxisomal acyl-coenzyme A oxidase 1 isoform X3 encodes MFLPTLLHQATAEQQEHFFMPAWNLEIIGTYAQTEMGHGTHLRGLETTATYDPKTQEFILNSPTVTSIKWWPGGLGKTSNHAIVLAQLITKGKSHGLHAFIVPIREIGTHKPLPGITVGDIGPKFGYDEMDNGYLKMDNYRIPRENMLMKYAQVKPDGTYVKPVSNKLTYGTMVFVRSFLVGEAAQALSKACTIAIRYSAVRHQSEITPGEPEPQILDFQTQQYKLLPLLANAYAFQFVGTYIKDTYHRINEGIGQGDLSELPELHALTAGLKAFTTWTTNAGIEACRMACGGHGYSHCSGLPRIYVTFTPTCTFEGENTVMMLQTARFLMKSYDQVHSGKLVCGMVSYLNDLPSQRIQPQQVAVWPTVVDINSPDSLVEAYKLRAARLVEIAAKNLQTEVLHRKSKEVAWNLTSVDLVQASEAHCHYVVVKLFSEKLHTIQDESIQAVLRNLCLLYSLYGISQKAGDFLQGGIMTESHITQVNQRVKELLTVIRPDAVALVDAFDFQDVALGSVLGRYDGNVYENLFEWAKKSPLNKTEVHESYYKYLKPLQSKL; translated from the exons ATGTTCCTGCCCACCTTGCTTCACCAGGCAACTGCGGAGCAGCAGGAGCACTTCTTCATGCCTGCCTGGAACTTGGAGATCATTGGCACTTATGCCCAGACAGAGATGGGTCATG GGACTCATCTTCGAGGCTTAGAAACCACAGCCACTTATGACCCTAAAACCCAGGAGTTCATTCTCAACAGTCCTACTGTAACTTCTATTAAGTGGTGGCCTGGTGGAC TTGGAAAGACTTCAAATCATGCAATAGTTCTTGCCCAACTCATCACTAAGGGGAAATCTCATGGATTACATGCCTTCATTGTACCAATTCGTGAAATAGGGACCCATAAGCCTTTGCCAG GTATTACCGTTGGAGACATTGGCCCCAAATTTGGTTATGATGAGATGGATAATGGCTACCTGAAGATGGACAACTATCGTATTCCCAGAGAAAACATGCTGATGAAGTATGCCCAG GTCAAGCCTGACGGCACGTATGTGAAACCTGTAAGTAACAAGCTGACCTATGGGACTATGGTGTTTGTCAGGTCCTTCCTCGTGGGAGAAGCTGCTCAAGCTTTGTCTAAGGCATGCACCATTGCCATCCGATACAGCGCCGTGAGGCACCAGTCTGAAATCACACCAGG TGAGCCAGAACCACAGATTTTGGATTTTCAGACCCAGCAGTATAAACTCCTTCCACTCCTGGCCAATGCCTATGCCTTCCAGTTTGTAGGCACATACATTAAGGACACCTATCATCGGATTAATGAAGGCATTGGCCAAGGGGACCTGAGTGAACTGCCTGAG CTTCATGCCCTCACTGCTGGGCTTAAGGCATTCACCACCTGGACAACCAATGCTGGCATCGAAGCCTGCCGGATGGCTTGTGGTGGACATGGCTATTCCCACTGCAGTGGCCTTCCACGCATTTACGTCACGTTCACCCCAACCTGCACCTTCGAGGGTGAAAACACTGTCATGATGCTGCAGACGGCCAG GTTCCTGATGAAAAGCTATGACCAGGTACACTCAGGAAAGTTGGTGTGTGGCATGGTTTCCTACTTGAATGACCTACCCAGCCAGCGCATCCAGCCGCAACAGGTAGCAGTATGGCCTACTGTGGTGGACATCAACAGCCCCGACAGCCTGGTGGAAGCATATAAACTCCGAGCAGCCAG GTTGGTAGAAATTGCTGCAAAAAACCTTCAAACTGAAGTGCTTCACAGAAAAAGCAAGGAAGTAGCATGGAACCTAACTTCTGTTGACCTTGTTCAAGCGAGTGAG gcACATTGCCACTATGTGGTAGTTAAACTCTTTTCAGAAAAACTCCACACAATTCAAGATGAATCCATCCAAGCTGTCTTAAGGAATTTATGTCTCCTGTATTCTCTGTATGGAATCAGTCAGAAGGCAGGGGATTTTCTTCAG GGAGGCATCATGACAGAGTCTCATATCACCCAAGTAAACCAGCGCGTAAAGGAGTTACTGACCGTCATTCGTCCCGATGCTGTTGCTTTGGTTGATGCATTTGACTTTCAGGATGTGGCACTTGGCTCTGTACTGGGCCGCTATGATGGCAATGTCTATGAAAACTTGTTTGAGTGGGCCAAGAAATCCCCACTGAATAAAACAGAG gtCCATGAATCTTATTACAAGTACCTGAAGCCACTGCAGTCCAAGCTATGA